In Deltaproteobacteria bacterium, a single genomic region encodes these proteins:
- the hslU gene encoding ATP-dependent protease ATPase subunit HslU — protein MSNEPKDADELRHLTPREIVVALDKYVIGQQNAKRAVAIALRNRWRRQRVEEDLRDEIAPKNIIMIGPTGVGKTEIARRLSKLAQSPFLKIEASKFTEVGYVGRDVESMVRDLTELAVNMVRAEETDKVQVKARESAEERMLDLLLPPLKKESAEEEKAEEIGDDPGEPSAVGEKTQNLPRLSSPTREKLRQMLRSGKLDERIVELELTQRNLPIVEIFSSAGMEEMDINLKEMFSNLLPKKSKRRRVKVPEGLDLLTEEESQRLIDMDKVTGLAVERVEQGGIIFLDEIDKIAGRETTHGPDVSREGVQRDLLPIVEGTTVTTRYGMVKTDHILFIAAGAFHVSKPSDLIPELQGRFPIRVELDSLSRDDFIRILTEPKNALIKQYMALLATESINLSFTGEAIAEIAELATLVNQRTENIGARRLHTILERLLDEISFDAPDRAEKNILLDAQYVRDKLSEIIKDEDLSRYIL, from the coding sequence TACTCCCCGCGAGATCGTCGTCGCCTTAGATAAATATGTGATCGGCCAGCAAAACGCCAAGAGGGCGGTGGCGATTGCCTTGCGCAACCGCTGGCGCCGTCAGCGGGTTGAGGAGGATTTGCGGGACGAGATCGCCCCGAAAAACATCATCATGATCGGCCCCACGGGAGTGGGTAAAACCGAAATCGCCCGCCGCCTTTCCAAACTGGCTCAATCCCCATTCCTGAAGATTGAAGCTTCCAAGTTTACGGAAGTAGGTTACGTCGGGCGGGATGTGGAATCAATGGTCCGGGACCTTACCGAACTGGCGGTCAACATGGTGCGGGCAGAAGAGACGGATAAAGTCCAGGTCAAGGCCCGGGAGAGTGCCGAAGAACGCATGCTGGACCTGTTGCTTCCTCCCCTCAAGAAAGAATCCGCGGAAGAAGAGAAAGCGGAAGAAATTGGGGATGACCCTGGTGAACCTTCTGCCGTAGGAGAAAAAACTCAAAATCTCCCCCGGCTGTCTTCACCCACCCGGGAGAAGCTCAGGCAGATGCTCCGTTCTGGAAAACTCGACGAACGGATCGTCGAGCTGGAACTGACCCAACGCAACCTGCCTATCGTAGAGATTTTTTCCAGCGCCGGGATGGAAGAGATGGACATCAACCTGAAGGAAATGTTCAGCAATCTCCTTCCCAAGAAGAGCAAGCGGCGGAGGGTCAAGGTCCCCGAAGGATTGGACCTGCTTACCGAAGAGGAGTCCCAGAGGCTGATTGACATGGACAAGGTGACCGGATTAGCGGTCGAGCGCGTGGAACAAGGAGGGATTATCTTCCTGGATGAGATCGACAAGATTGCCGGGCGAGAGACTACCCACGGGCCGGATGTGTCCCGGGAGGGAGTTCAGCGGGACCTTCTACCGATCGTAGAAGGGACGACCGTAACTACGCGCTACGGAATGGTGAAAACCGATCATATCCTCTTCATCGCTGCGGGCGCTTTCCATGTTTCCAAACCCTCGGACTTGATTCCGGAGCTGCAGGGTCGATTCCCCATCCGGGTGGAGTTAGATTCCTTGAGCCGGGATGATTTCATCCGCATTCTTACCGAACCCAAGAACGCCCTGATCAAGCAGTACATGGCCCTCTTGGCCACCGAGTCCATCAACTTATCTTTCACCGGGGAGGCCATCGCTGAAATTGCCGAGCTCGCCACCTTGGTGAATCAGCGCACTGAAAATATCGGCGCCCGTCGTCTGCATACCATTTTGGAAAGACTTTTGGATGAAATCTCTTTTGATGCCCCTGATCGGGCAGAAAAAAATATTTTATTGGATGCCCAATACGTCCGGGATAAACTTAGTGAGATCATCAAGGATGAAGACTTGAGCAGGTATATTCTGTAA